TACCAGACCTGGCCGCTAAACAGAATTCCCGTTTGTTGGGGAACCGTTATGCCCTACAACACAGCCCTGGAAGATAAAATCGAAGACATAACCTTGTCCTGGGACGGTATCGAAAAGAAAAAAATGTTCGGCGGTATCTGCTATCTGCTCAACGGTAACATGTGCTTTGGCATCTGGAAAGATTATCTCATCGTGAGAATGGCGCCGGAACTTGCCGCTGAAAAACTGAACAACGATCATGTAAGGGAGTTCGATATAATCGGAAAACCCATGAAGGGCTGGGTCATGGTAGAAGAAGGATCCTGGGATAAAATAGAGGAATTGACCAAGTGGCTTGATACTGGAAGATCATTTGCTCTTACCCTACCAAAGAAGGCGAAAAAGAAAAAATCACTTGAAGAGATATACTATCAGAATCACAGATAAAGCCAAGGAAGGGATCTGATCATGAAACCCTTAATAACCATTGCAGCGATTCTTCTCATGGGTGTATCAGTGGCGCACCTGGTGAGGATTATTTTTCAGGTTGAAATTCTTATCGGTGGGTTTATCATACCAATCTGGGTGAGCATCATCGGCTTTATTATCCCGCTGGTGCTGGCTTTGTTGCTGGACCGGGACAACAGGAAGGAATTGATCAAAACCCAGCTCTCGCCGATGAAAATAATAAATAAATAAAAGGAAACTCAACAACATGACCCCAAAAGCCAGCCCTTACATCCATCACACCGGAGATATCATTATCCCTTTCAGCGCTGATGCAAAATATCATTTTTGGAATGGTGGCCAGAATTTGCGTGATACGAAAAGCATCATTCTGACATTGTCGATCATTATATCTCTTATCTTGACTGTTCCCCTGTTTTCCGAAGACAAACTCCCAGCACGTCAGGGACTGATCAACGACTTTGCAGGGGTCATCCCGCAGGAAGCAAAAAATGAGATGGAAATTAGAGTTCGGGAAGTACTGCAGAAGACGGGAACCACAGTTGTCGTGGCTACCGTGCCAACAATCGGGGAGAACTACCTTCAGGGATATGTCAATGATCTTTATCACACGTGGGGAATCGGCAAAAAAGGCGAAAACAAGGGCGTTCTCATCTTTGTTGCCGTCAAGGAAAGAAAGATCCGCATAGAAACCGGGTACGGAGTGGAAGGGATATTGCCTGACGGCAAGGTGGGTGAAATAATACGCAACGAGATGGCTCCCTATCTGAAAAAGGGCGACTACGGCACTGGTATGTTGAATGCGGTAAGGGTCGTAGCAGCAATTATTGCCTCAGACGCGAAAGTGAATCTGACCGGTCAACCTTCAGTGGTAGCGAAACCAAACACTTCAGCGAAGAAAAGTGATGAATTGAGTACGACCGCCATCTCTATCATTGCCGTTATGGCTGCGGGCATCATCGGACTGATCATCTGGATCATATGGAAGTTCGGGAGTCGCTCTCGCAGTTATAGCCGGGATGATTCTTACAGCTCGACCTCAGTATTCAGCTCCGGTTTCAGCAGCCCTGACAGTGATTCCAGCGATTCCAAAAGTGACAGTGGCTGTGAGGGTGGTGACAGCGGGGGCGGTGGTGCAGATAGCGATTATTGACAAACAATTCCCCTTTACACTAATGACCAAATCGCCCCTATCCGCTATCTCCAACATAATCACGTCCAGTTTTTACCGGCAAAAATTATCATGACAAAAATTACGACACCTCATGGGACCTCAAAGAATCCAACAAAGGCTATCTCCCTACTGATGAGGATGCCTTTGAAAAAATATACCAGGAATGAAAAACAAGAGACTGGCCACTATGGCTTAAAGAACATCTTACCTTTCCCTTTACAGTAGAACGTATAGAGGACGATGATAACGCATATTTTACAGATATAGCCAAGCATCAACCCTTCAGGGTGGGTCATATTATGAATGTCATTGATGTTGAGCCAGAGGAAGATGACCGCTACAGCGTTATCGTCCAGGTCAAAGAAGGCAGAAAAAAGGGTTATGTTCCCTTATGCAATTTTGAGGTCACGGCAAGAGCTGACAGGAATTTCTGGCCCGTGAGAGAATACGTGGTCTGATTTGCGAACCGGTAAAAATAACTCGTTGGACTTTTCGGGAGAATCCGAGTATTTCCAATTATAACTTGCAGTTTTTTAAGGGTGATTATTGGGGTGAATGGCGGCAGAAATTTCTTCCTGAAAGCATTAGATCTGCCGTTAAGATAGGGATACTAGATTTCAATGTGTAATGGTTAGTCTTGACAAGTGGGTCCACCTTAGATATTCATTTATCAAATTCACGAAATCAATTGACAATAGAAATATTAAATGATTAAATTTACGCGGTTTTAAATATTGTTAGATTCAGTTCCCAAACTTCTTGGCACATTGAGGGACTTAGGAATGGCCAAATCAGGGACACATCTACCGCTCGTATCAGCAGTCTTGATTTTTTCTCTTTCTTATCATCTGCAAAATAAACCAAAGCTTCTCAATATCCTGACCGGAGGCCGTTCACAAAACAGGCGAAGCATGGTGATTGCCGTAGGACCATCGATAATACTATCGATAAATAACCGGCCATTATTAAAGCAACCGGAAAACATTTATCTAAATAAATAACGTTAAAATTATTGATCACATGCTCTCTTATAAAGGGTTCTGTGAAAAATGCATTAAAAAGGCGAAGTCATAACTCTATGATTGATAAGTCAGAAGAAGTTGCAGGTTTTATCAATAATTACTGGCTGGTAATTATATCGGATAGCATTCTGAAAGAACAAGTGAGCCTAAAATATATAAGCTTTATGAATGATGACAATCCGTATTGGCATCTATGGTTTGCTGATTGTGCCGGAGTATATAAATGTGAGCTTCTCGGAGCACAGACAGTTGAAGGATACGACTGGCTTGCAGAGCTTAGAGTAAAATATTATCCGAGAGATAATGAAGTCGCCTATAATGGTTTATCCATAATGGAAAAAGCCTGCCGGGCAGGTAACATGTTCCATATCCATCCCCCCGATGGTGCTCAGGGCTGTCCATGTCATAGCCTGCCTGACGAACATGCACCCAAAAGATTTTCGGAATTTTCTCATGACATCGGTGTCCCTTCATATCAGTTCAGTAACACAATTCCGGCAGATTTATTCTATGCCGGCGATATGTCTGTTGCATTCAAAAAAGACGTGGGGGCATTGATTCGGGTTAAGAGCCAGACAAGCTGGCGGGTGATTCTCACGGGGGATTATGCAATTCCCAACGATAATGGCACTCCGTCAATAATGGTGAAAAAGGGAGAGGTTGATAGGGACTATCCCGGGTTTATGATTACCAGTTTTCTTTATAAAAAATTTGTGCGCTGCTGGACTCTTGTTAATAAATACACTGTTCAGGATGAAGATACCTGGAAGGGAGAAGGAATGCTATTTAAAAGCGACGGGCAAAATCTTTGGCCGGAATCATCGCCTGATATTCAAAAGATAATAACTCAAACAGCATTAAGATCCAGGCAGGAGGATCTGCTGCCCTTGCTGGCAGATGAGGATATAGCTTGTATGGATTCATAAATCAATTGAAGGGAGGAAAAATCAATGGAGGAGAAAGTAGTTCAGGGAGAATCTCGTTATGGTGTTGGTGTGATTGTCGGGATTTTAATCGGGATAGCACTGTTTATGGTTACATACTGGCTCTTGCTTCTGGCACGATAGCCATAGCACACAAAGGAGGTTGAACCATGGAAGAAAAAAACGTTTCTCGGCGTTCGTTTGTAAAAGGAATGGCTCTTGGAACTGTTGCGGGGTATTTTGCCAGCGCAGGTCTTTCCTCGACGGTGTTCAAAAAAGCACTTCTCCCAAAAGAAAAACTGAATCAGGTTGACATTGGTGAAATAAAAAATCTGAAGATAAAGGTGGTCTCCGAGACAAGCTGGTACGACAACAACGTCTGGCTGAATGATGTCAAGAAAGTCGGCGGACTACTCGTCAACCAGTACGAGATTCCCTGGACAGTCGAAGGCGTTAAGAGCGGCTATCAAGGGAGTAATCTGGGTGGCTTCGCGACATACATTGAGGCAACCCTTATGGACGGTAAGGTCATGAAGATCCTCCTGGATACCGGTTGGAACCCCGCCTGGATGGAAAAAAGATTCCGGGAAGAAGGAGTCGCGGAAAAACTCGCCAAGAAGGAGATAGATTTTATGGTCCAGACCCACGAACATATCGACCATTTCTTTGGCATTGAGGCAACTACAAAATTCTACCCCGACATTCCGATTTATGTACCGAAGGGATTCTATCAGGAGGGGTTCGATCTTCTCAAGGGCAAGTCTTTCCCCAAGGGCAACGTAAAAAATGGCTATCCCCACAAAGGCAAGGTCATTGTCCTCGATTCCAGCAAGGTCAACGTGCTTTATCCGGGAATTGCCCTCATGACGTTCGATGTCCCCATCATCCTCCGTGTTTTCGGGGAACAGTCCTTCGTGTTCAATGTCAAAGACAAAGGCCTGGTGCTGGTAACCGGCTGCTGCCACCAGGGCGTGATCAGCTATATGGAGGCGGTGAGGAAGAAGATAAAAGGTGGTGAAAAGTTCTATGCCGTTCAGGGTGGCCTCCATATCTCACCCTTTGAGGACTGGGATCCGCAATATGATGATCTCATTATGGCGTTCAACAAATACGGTGTTCAGAAGATAGGTGCAAACCATTGTACCGGCTATATCACAGCGGAAAAGATGATTAAGGCTGGTCTTCCTATGGTGAAAGGAACTGCCCGTAATATGAGCAAGAGGGATATTTATCTTGGGAATGGCGATGAACTGTTAATTGCCTAACCTTATCAGGAGGTGATGAAAATGTCTGAACAAGTTGTAGATCCTTTATGGTTAGAGGAACGTAAAAGGGTAAATTTGATAAAACAACCTTGGCGAGGTATTATCGGCGCTGTCCTTGCTTTTGCCGTTTTTATGGGTCTATGGTGGGTTTTCATGGATCCCCGCGGCTGGTTGCGCTGGTACACACCCCAATATGGATACATGTATATCCGCTGGCTACTCATCGTAGCGATTTGGCAGGCATATATTTTCAATTTCTGGCCGTTCAAGCGAGAATGGATGGAGGGCTCTCATCCCCTTAAAAAAGGTATTGTTTTGACCCTCATTAACTTTGCAATTACCGGGTTTCTGATCTGGGGATTCTACTATTACTTTTTCGGCAAACTGGCCATTCCTTATTTTAGCTGGCCTGAACTGCATAAGACAGGTCTTTCAGATTTCTTCTCTCGAGAATACTCATCTCTTGCCATCTTGATGATGGCAGCCATCGCCTCCTGGCTTAGCCCCATTTGGCCTGCGGCATTCGAGAATTATCCCTGGCATGGTCTGAAGCAACCCGCGAAGGGCATGACGGTATTCTGCGTCACCTTTTTACTCACCACCTATGTTTTTTTCATATGCATGCATCCCCATTACCGTGTACTTTTCTACCCCTGGCAGGAGTATACGGCAGCTTTTCCCTGGTGGTACAGTACATTCCACACTCTAAGCGGTAATTTCAACGTGGGGTGGATCATGTGTGGCACTGTTGCCGTATGGCTTTCTGAGATGATCTTGGAGCGATATCCTTTTCGGTTGATAAAAAGTCAACCATGGCGGGGTATCGGCGGATTCGTTTTTATTCTGCTTTTGGCAGCCATCTTTTTCTTCCTCTTTGTATTCATGCAGGATGTAGTGTGGGGTGTATCTGTTGAAGGTGCCAAGAGATTAATGGCCCCTGACTGGCGGTATCTCCATGCCGGTGAACTGGCAATACTGGTCCTCGGTGTTGCCATGATCCTCTATTTTTACTTTGATAATTGGCCGAACAAGTTCAGCACGGAAGTAAATATACTGATACGTGTTTTTATTACCATTGTGGGAGCTTTAGTTTTTCACTGGGCATATTATAAGGCAAGCCCTTTTTTGCTGGGAACTCAGTCTGGTTATTCACATCCCCAGCAGTTTCCCATGGCGCCAATTATCCTCTTAATCAATGTGATGCTCTACCATAACTGGTTTATGGATGGATGGCCGGGGAAAAGAATCAAGGCGGAAGGAAGTAAGTAAAT
This genomic stretch from Deltaproteobacteria bacterium harbors:
- a CDS encoding TfoX/Sxy family protein — translated: MPYNTALEDKIEDITLSWDGIEKKKMFGGICYLLNGNMCFGIWKDYLIVRMAPELAAEKLNNDHVREFDIIGKPMKGWVMVEEGSWDKIEELTKWLDTGRSFALTLPKKAKKKKSLEEIYYQNHR
- a CDS encoding TPM domain-containing protein — protein: MTPKASPYIHHTGDIIIPFSADAKYHFWNGGQNLRDTKSIILTLSIIISLILTVPLFSEDKLPARQGLINDFAGVIPQEAKNEMEIRVREVLQKTGTTVVVATVPTIGENYLQGYVNDLYHTWGIGKKGENKGVLIFVAVKERKIRIETGYGVEGILPDGKVGEIIRNEMAPYLKKGDYGTGMLNAVRVVAAIIASDAKVNLTGQPSVVAKPNTSAKKSDELSTTAISIIAVMAAGIIGLIIWIIWKFGSRSRSYSRDDSYSSTSVFSSGFSSPDSDSSDSKSDSGCEGGDSGGGGADSDY
- a CDS encoding MBL fold metallo-hydrolase; its protein translation is MEEKNVSRRSFVKGMALGTVAGYFASAGLSSTVFKKALLPKEKLNQVDIGEIKNLKIKVVSETSWYDNNVWLNDVKKVGGLLVNQYEIPWTVEGVKSGYQGSNLGGFATYIEATLMDGKVMKILLDTGWNPAWMEKRFREEGVAEKLAKKEIDFMVQTHEHIDHFFGIEATTKFYPDIPIYVPKGFYQEGFDLLKGKSFPKGNVKNGYPHKGKVIVLDSSKVNVLYPGIALMTFDVPIILRVFGEQSFVFNVKDKGLVLVTGCCHQGVISYMEAVRKKIKGGEKFYAVQGGLHISPFEDWDPQYDDLIMAFNKYGVQKIGANHCTGYITAEKMIKAGLPMVKGTARNMSKRDIYLGNGDELLIA